Proteins co-encoded in one Gouania willdenowi chromosome 1, fGouWil2.1, whole genome shotgun sequence genomic window:
- the LOC114457356 gene encoding uncharacterized protein LOC114457356 — MDGLHVFLIVLLGVTSGHQLWISHSVTAGDNITLYCDCKISTGLLILWYRNCSHQNQPTLVLDNYDQTRGSFYTNIPPRFKMMRNDSSNSYDLEISNVTASDEGLYYCGTKEAKVEEKHYISRNVVYKYGNVTTNVTVGSSDPHPAQNCDKCWTLLFSVCPVVAVVSSLLSSLLVYHACRNKVVGVQNEQNISDLGSITRINQEEDVSYAALNFRKHRDQRRQHTSSAFCTYSAVKTSRK, encoded by the exons ATGGACGGCTTACATGTTTTTTTGATCGTACTCTTAG GAGTCACTTCTGGTCATCAGTTGTGGATTTCTCATTCAGTGACGGCAGGAGACAACATCACTCTCTACTGTGACTGCAAAATATCAACTGGATTATTAATCCTGTGGtacagaaactgttcccaccaGAACCAGCCAACACTTGTTTTAGATAATTATGATCAAACACGTGGAAGTTTTTATACAAACATCCCCCCTCGTTTTAAAATGATGAGAAATGATTCCTCCAACTCGTATGACCTGGAGATTTCAAACGTCACAGCTTCTGATGAGGGACTCTACTACTGTGGGACTAAAGAGGCTAAAGTCGAAGAGAAACACTACATTTCAAGAAATGTTGTTTATAAATATGGAAATGTCACCACAAATGTCACAGTAG GCTCCAGTGACCCTCATCCAGCTCAAAACTGTGACAAATGCTGGACGCTGCTGTTTTCTGTGTGTCCAGTTGTTGCTGTTGTCTCCTCTCTTCTCTCTTCTCTTCTGGTTTACCATGCCTGTAGGAATAAAG TTGTAGGAGTGCAAAATGAACAGAATATTTCGGACCTTGGTTCCATAACAAGAATAAACCAG GAGGAAGATGTGAGTTATGCTGCACTGAATTTTCGCAAACACAGAGACCAAAGAAGACAACATACCAGTTCAGCTTTCTGTACATATTCTGCCGTCAAAACGTCAAGGAAGTAA
- the LOC114472337 gene encoding uncharacterized protein LOC114472337, with protein sequence MDGLHVFLIVLLGVTSGHQLWISHSVTAGDNITLYCDCKISTGLIILWYRNCSHQNQPTLVLDSYYETRESLYTNIPPRFKMMRNHSSNSYDLEISNVTASDEGLYYCGTKETKVEEIQFISRIFVYKYGNVTTNVTVGSSDPHPAQNCDKCWTLLFSVCPVVAVVSSLLSSLLVYHACRNKGVKNDQIISDLGSKIVIKQGEDVCYAALNIHLQQDQGRKCTTLTFCTYSAIKMSRM encoded by the exons ATGGACGGCTTACATGTTTTTTTGATCGTACTCTTAG GAGTCACTTCTGGTCATCAGTTGTGGATTTCTCATTCAGTGACGGCAGGAGACAACATCACTCTCTACTGTGACTGCAAAATATCAACTGGATTAATAATCCTGTGGtacagaaactgttcccaccaGAACCAGCCAACACTTGTTTTAGATAGTTATTATGAAACACGTGAAAGTCTTTATACAAACATCCCCCCTCGTTTTAAAATGATGAGAAATCATTCCTCTAACTCGTATGACCTGGAGATTTCAAACGTCACAGCTTCTGATGAGGGACTCTACTACTGTGGGACTAAAGAGACTAAAGTCGAAGAAATACAATTCATTTCAAGAATTTTTGTTTATAAATATGGAAATGTCACCACAAATGTCACAGTAG GCTCCAGTGACCCTCATCCAGCTCAAAACTGTGACAAATGCTGGACGCTGCTGTTTTCTGTGTGTCCAGTTGTTGCTGTTGTCTCCTCTCTTCTCTCTTCTCTTCTGGTTTACCATGCCTGTAGGAATAAAG GTGTGAAAAACGATCAGATCATTTCTGACCTTGGCTCCAAAATAGTAATAAAACAG GGAGAAGACGTATGTTATGCTGCCCTGAATATTCACCTTCAACAAGACCAAGGAAGAAAATGTACCACTTTGACCTTCTGTACGTATTCTGCCATcaaaatgtcaaggatgtga